aaattacaacaacgtCTAATATCGGGTCGTGTATGCTTGGGAGGCAGTAAAGTCCAAAAAATAGGGCCTTTGAAAAcataaaaactaaaaaatttctggcgaattaaacggacgtatcattcgggatacgttcgtgaacgattcgcgaataatccgaaaatgccacataatacgtctcttggattcggagttgcaaacgtacgcggtAAAATTGGTGATATGGAAAATCcgtgaacttactaactaggcacaTGATTATGCTTcccacaaaaaaaacaaaaaaaaaagcatcACATGATGGTACAGTATCTCACTACCTACGAGAACAGACTTAAGTACGTACCCCAAAATTAAGTTCTAATGATTAGACAGCCTGTTGTAGTACACACATTCATTTGATAATTTTCCTTGGATCAATAATTTCGGTGGTGCGTGGGTTTCTTTTTGCTTTTTCGATTATTAGGAGTAGAAATCCGAAAATGCTAGGCATACACCGCATTCATACACCAAATACTTACACCGCTACGTAGAGCACAGCTGGCATAGTGATTTCGGATTGGGTGGACGATTAAATCGGAAGGATGAataaagtgattttttttttttaattctcacTGTCTGTTCGTAGAGAATAAATGTACCTCTTTTTATCAACCACATCTCATTGACACGTATTGAATGTTGGTATTCAATTAATTTGGTTTTTGCCGTGACTTAAACATCAACTGGTATATATGCTGTTTAACACCACGGAGTCCCTTTTCCCCGTTGTTGACCCATGTCCTTTTTGACGCTCGAGATCAGTGGCACAAACCCAGCTTCCAGTGGTATTTACCGAAGCATTATCAATATGCCAATTATCAGTCCATTCCCAACCTGAGGGCAAGTCAACTTTTGAAATCTCCTGTGTAACAGATTAAAAAATCCGGCGGATATATAAGTTTACTTCACCAGTAAAGTAacggataaatttttgatgtgggcGTTCTTTGATGGGGGCATAAGGGACAAATCAAGAGTTGACATAtgtttttcatattaattgattccaacaaattttgtttccaaaaaaacaagacaagtttattttttgagaaaatattggttatcttaattgcttatattttatctttgatatttttgtcagcaaaattagttgaatcaattaatatgaaaaacacatgtcaactcttgatttgtccctcatgcccccatcaaagaacgcccacatcaaaaatttaatatttttttataagcGACTTGAATTCAAACCTTAAAAGCGACGCTAATGTGCGAGGAAATTAATCGTCTGATTATGCATATAAACTATTAAAGATTTCAGAACCAAATAAGAAGCAAAAGCTTCTTTTTTGTTAAATGATCAAAATGTACGCAGCATCCACTGAGTAAATGAACCCCCACTAAATCAACTTGAGATGGATGCATATCGTCAGCCCAACCATCCTAGTTAGACAATTAACGGTTAAAATAGATGACATAATTAACAATAAGAGAAATAATGAAAGTAAAACAATCAATCCCATAAATACCTTTTTTTTTCCGGACACCTTTTAATTGGTTGGTGTACTGTCTTACGTGTTCGACCTAATCGTGTCTTTCGTAAAAGGTCATCCATGATAATAACAACATTATCACCTACTCCGTATTCAACATCCCCGTCTACCGCTTCCGGCATATTCTCCTCAAGCTGATTTCCTTTGACTTTATCGCTTTCTTTTAGTTTGATAAATGTTTGCTCTTTGTTGCACCTCCTTCTTCTTACAATCCAACCAATCATCAATATTACGGTATTGACTAGTACCTGCAACCCAATCTGCAAACTCACTGAATTTATTGCACAAATCATAGTATTCGGTACTTGCATCATCGTTTTTCCAACAACTGAAACCCACTTTCACCTTTGTATGACATTTTTTCACATCCTTCCGCCACCGTCTTAATATATATTTATCCGGGAGTTCTTTTACATCATTATTAGACAACACGCTTAACACATGGCAGCATTGTATTCCTCTAAATGCAAACATTTGACATGTACCGTGAATATCACAAAATACATTCTTTAAGTTGTCGTTATCATCATCCTGAATTCCAAAATAAAAACTTGAATTTTCGGCAGTCATCTTTGCAAAATATTTCATAACAGACATtgcatcaccatcaccatcaccgaGCCGTGAATTTCTTACTTTATTGATTGCATTTCTCACATCCTTTAGAGTGCATCCTGTCTTTTCATACCCACCAAATCCAAGAACAACCGCGTTAAAAATTTTTTTGATTGAAATCCCAACTGGATCGTTAAGGTCAATTTGTCGTCTTAATGATCCACTAACCTTACGAAAACACCTAAAAACACGAGCATCATCGGGGTTGCACCCGTGATTATGCTCAAAATGTACTACTGAAATATACCATTTACTATCACTTACTTGCATTCTCCTAGTAATATAAGCAGTACCCCCACTTTTGACTGTCCATGTGGCTTAGTTTGATTTTGAGTTCGGCTTTCATGCTCACCAGATTTTGAACAAGCAAAAGTCACACTTCTTGTAATGCCGTCAACGTTAGTCCTTTTTAATCTTTTCTGCACTGGAAATCCAAATTTTCTAGCATACTCTTTGTAAAATTGAAATATTTCTTCATGCTCATCAAAAGTTATCCCTACCAAAGGAGGTTTTATTTCATCACTTCCATAAAAATTGTTGCCCTCTTCATCCTCtggaaaagcaaaatatatgtttTAGTTAGAAACTTTAAACAGATAAAAAGTCAATGTTTAAGTGGTTCACAAATAAAAACCGACAAAAATGAAATTTAAGTGGTCCCAAAAATGGAAAAAACAACAAAGTGCACATATGATTTTAACTATTTAACTAATCTTTCAAACAAAAAAGTTCTCCGCATGTCAGTATTTAGCATGGATGTGAACGctttaagaaaaaagaagaaaacatggATTATCCCGTAGTAAATATTTAATAAGAATTATGTGCTAAAAATACTTATGATTGAACAAATATTATCAAATTAGAAAAGATTATGATCCTGATTTTTTGCTATTATCATCCTAACGGATATGAATTGAAACATCCTTAACATATACAACAGTATAGTAACAAATATGTAAACATATTTTTCATTCCATTTGTGAAAATTTACTATAATTATTTAGAAATTAAACTAATTAAGTTGATGAATTTTAACGATAAGATTCTCCAGGATTTTCTTCCATGTTTGTTAAGGAAGAGAGAAAATCAGGAATTTTGGTGAAgaaaatttctagatctaaacagTAAATgagtttcctttttctacacAAATATTACTCGGTTAAAAAATTAGATAGCTACTCTTTCTTTATCTCTCCCTATTTAATTTTGACACGATCTCTGCCGATTTAATCGTCCATCCAATTTAACTTTTCTCTGGGTCCTGTGCCACGTGTGCGCCACGTAGTGGTGCATTTATTTGGTGTATAAATGCTGTGTATACCTAGCATTTTCGCTAAAAATCTTACCAAATGATTTTGAGTAGTGTCATATCAGTCAGTGGTGTGTAAGAACAGAAAAATTATGACATAGAAAGAATTCATGTAGTTGAGTACAATACATTATTTGTGCTATGACAAACAGAAAGGAAACAAATGAAGGAAATGGGGAAGCAATTTCGTCAAATAAAGTCATGAGCAGCTAAAGAAAtgcttaaaaaagaaaaaaaagctaaagaaaaacatATACAGTATTTAAGTAAATTGCATCAAACTAACAGCCCGTAATGGAATCTCAAGTAAAATAAAATTACTTCAAATTATATTAGCCAGGCAAAGAAAAAAATAAGGTCCCGATTTAACTTAAAATGATTTGGTTTGAGTTTTGGTATACTAAATTTTCATTGTTTGGAAAAGGGAGATCTTATCAGAAAATGAATAATCAGAGAAAACATTAGATTAAAGACCCATTTCaggtattaaaaaaaaagaaggtcCATCATAGTTACCTTAACGGTCGTGACAGTAGATTCAGTAAGCGCCTTCTTCTTGGCAAACCAAACATAACAATTCACGGAAGCAGAAATGGGTTGATgggaatttttcttttttctatctcAGTAAAATCAATGATCCAAATTAGAATCCGACGACTTTGAAGTCATTGTTGTTTTGCACATACAAATGCATCCACTTTACGTTTTTTCTTTGTCAAGGGTATTTATGACTTttaaattcttttttcttttgtaatttcAAATATTTGTAGATATGTGTGATATCTTTTcggggaaaaatatcgtttggtccctttttaggtggtcccaagtcagtttggtcctttgggaaaacgtctttactgtttggtccataattatttaaaaatattaaatggaaaaATGTATCCTTtcgtgttaatttctacttatttttttgtagcagttcattattcaaaatgaactcctgttaatttatACTTATTTTTTAAGAAATCacatatataaaccagagttcattctagaaatgaactccatatcagtgtagtcaatttcggccatctcggccggAATTCCGCCGGAAATTCCGTTTCCGGACCAACGCAACCCGGAATGCAACTTTCCGCCGAAACGGAAAATGCCCGAGATGTAACCGAAAATCCGGCCGAGATTTTACACATAAACCGGAATTCCGGGCGAGAAATCACACAGAGAAATTTCGAATTAACAACTTAACATCACTTTCTCAATTtggcagagaaagaaaaaaacccaGAAACAGAtcgagagaagaaaaaagagaggtaGTTGGATCGATAGAGCAAGATTTACAGCGAGAGAAGTAGATATAGATGGATATAGAAGAGTCAGACTAGAGAGTTTGGTGACTTGGTCGGGTTTGAGAAAGAGTTTCAGGAAGATTAGGTTTTCAATCAGAGAAGATTAGGTTTTCAATCAGAAAACAAGTAAGTAATCCAAAccctttctttatttttgttaaaatagACTGATGCATGATGTTTTTATTGATTATAATCGAAGTTGAGATGATGGATGTTcttaaatttagggtttatgtaaTTAGGATTTATCTGAAATTGGGAATTGTTGAATACCAATTTTTGAAATTGTATGATAGTATGATACCAATTTAGTCCAAGATGCTTAATATATGATAGTATGATACCAATTTTTGTTTCTGATTGTGTTTAGAAAAATCATTGTACTGTATGCTATGAGTCTATGACCATCTTAACAGGATGACTGAGCAAACAACCACTACTTGGGGGCAATTTGATATGGATGCTTCTGTTTGACCATGTGATTCGTGTTCTCATGTCTGAAGCTCATCCTCGTATTTCATTTTTCCTATTTCTTGCTTTAGCTAATTGTGTACTTAGTGTCTTCCGTATTGCGAGCTGTTTATGTGTGACAAGAGGAAAAAGGATATTTCTCAATTGAGGAAAAAGTTCTATGATGAACTTGTTTGCGCTGTGTTTGCTGGTAGTGTGTACAGCACTTCATATCAACCATCGGCATGTTCATATTTGAGCAATATTTCTTGTGGTGTGTTGGCTTGGTAGTTTTTATTTCGTCTCTAGCTTAGTAGCTTCGCACTTTCATCTTGATTCATGTGTTACATTGGTGGTAAGTTATCTTTCAGGTTCTGATCACTTTGCTGTGTTACAGCAAATTCTGTTTAATGCCTTAAGATAAAAAAATATCTTTCTTAGCTAATCGTCGCTTCGATGCATATATTTTTCCATTTGTAGTGACTGAAAAGTTGTTAGATGGGTAGGCAGTTAAAATCTAGCACACTGTGAGATGCTATTTAGTTTTCCTCTTACCACAGTTGGGTTTCTTTCCTGTTGGTGTGTgtgcctaagcttaatttctcCCTCTGTTTCCTCTTCTTGCCTTTTTAATCAGTTTTTTGTCTAAGCATAATCAAAAGAGAGATTACTTCCTTGATATATATTCTTTTCACTGGCCTTATCATTGATCTATTCTGACAGTAACGTGGCTTTGTttaaattagttgttattgctGGTGTTAACATTAGAAGTAACAATATGCTGCTTACTTCAAGCATGTTCGTTGAGACCTGTGGCACAATTTTGGCTTTCGTACCACTTGCTGCTTAAACCGATGAATTCATTGCGActgtatttttttcttcatttctcaaTCTTAACTTAGGATGATACAAAAGCTATGTCGTAATCCTTTTTATTGCTTACAGTTTGATGGTTTGTCTGCAAGGTTCTTAACTGCTGTGTTTGTTCATTTCTTCAATTTTATTGTTTTAGTTCTGGTTTCATATAATACTTCAGTATTTGCTGCATATGAATTTCCCCCTCTATTCTAACTGATTAGAAGACAGATAGAATCATGATACAGTAATCCATAAAAGTTGAAACCGAAATTACACCGAGATTTGTaaacggaatctccccgagataacgttgtaccagtgtctcgctcgggaccgagaCAAACCGGAATCCGAGATCGACTACATTGCTCCAtattaaaaacctaaaaaaaaacagagttcattccagaaatgaactccatataaaaacctaaaaaaacagagttcatttaggGAATAaactgcagcatcatcatcttcatcatcttcgtcgtcttcaacaacaacagcaaaacatcatcgtcttcaacaaTAGCAGATCTTCATCTTTAACACGAGCAACAAACATCAAAAACAAGATCTTCAACGTCAAAAATCAAGATCAtcaacattaaaattaaaatcatcGTCATCTTTAACACATAAATCTATCATCGTCTTCatcgtgttcatcatcatcttcaaccgcAGCAACATCAAAACAGAAAGAAAACAAAGAGTATAACCCTTTTCCTATTTTTACTTTTTTCTGTTAGAGTTGTTATTTTGCTTTTAAGTGTCTTTTAGGCTCTTAGAATTTCATATGGAAAATCATTCATACGTCTTCTTAGTCTACGAACGTAGTCGTTGCTCATTTCATCCTTTTTGACTTTTCATTACTATTGCAACAACCTTTCTTCCCTTCATTGCGGGTGGTTGGATTGGGACTTGCGAAGACCCAACTAACCTTCCTTTTTGACTTTTCATTACTTGTGAGCTTTGCACCGCCCTAGTTGGCTTGATGTTCATCCCCGTTAGGGGTGGGTATGTGCCGATATGGATCAATTTTcatctcatccgcatccaatccaatacaCTATGAATTTTAAATTtgacatccgcatccaatccaacatccaacggatttATATCGAATGGATACACGGATGAACGGATTGGATGCGAATAATCCAATAAATTTGTGTaggttaaaatttataatgaaaaaaataaagcCTAAATAGAAGACTTCTTATAAAACCTTGTTGCCCCAAAGTGGGGCTTTCCCGGCTTACCCTCTGGCCCCTTAACTATATAAGCTACCAACATCACACAGCCACTACCATACTCAGAGAGAGATTTAAccaaccaaataaaaaaaaaaaaaacaaagaaaaagagagaCTTTCAATCACTAGAGTctagaaattttttcaaaaaaaaaaaaaaaaaaaaatctagaaatgGATCTAGCTACAATTTTCGTATCTCCTATACTCCAAGATCTAATCCCCAAGCTGTTAACTTATTGTTCTGATGAGTTCAATCTTGTTTGGGGTTGGGGTGTCAAAGATGATCTGAGAAAGCTTGCTCagacattaaaaaaaattgaagctgtgttgcaTGATGCTGAGAAGCGGCAGGGAGGAAATGATAAGCTAGTGAAAATTTGGTTGGGAGAGCTCCAGGATGTGGCCTATGATGCTGTGGACATTTTTGACGAACTTCATATTAAAGATCTTGAACAGAAAAAGAAAACTGTAAGTAAGGTCTTCCCCTGTTTGCCCTTAAAACCATTTGGGTTTGATTATAAGATAGCTCTTAAAGTCAAAGATGTCAATGAAAAGTTGGATCGCATCACCAAAGATATGGAGAGATTCAATTTTACCAGTCAGTTCGGGAGTAGTAGTACTTCTGGTTCTAATATTACTGTTATGAATGAAATTCGAGAAGAAACATCTTCACATATTAGTGATTCATCTGCTGTTGTGGGAAGGATAGATGAAAAATTGGAAATTATAAAACTATTGAACCAAGATGATTATTCTGTTGTTCGCATTACTGGTATGGGAGGGATGGGAAAGACTACACTTGCTCAGTTCGTATATGCTAATACTTCTGATGATACTTTCGTGGTCAAAAAGTGGGTATCTATGTACGGGAAAACAAAACCAGAGGAGATATTTTTGGACCTCTTGGAGCCCAAACCTGACCGCCGATCAAGCTTGGATGAAATTAAAGCTAGCCTGAAGCAAAAACTCATGGTGGGGAAATCCCTGATAGTACTGGATGATGTGTGGACAAATCATGGGATCGACATAAAAAAGTTGCTGAAAGATATCTTGTCTATGAGTAGTCTAAGAATTAAAATTCTTATGACTATGCGAAGTACTGAACCTATTCCTCCGCTAACGGGTTGTCGATACAAGACCTACCCGTTACAAGGTTTAGTTGAAGATGATTGTTGGTCTATCATTAAGAAAACCGCATTTGCACATGGAGGTGCAGAGGAGACTGAAGATCTAATCAACATAGGGAGGCAAATTTCGATCAAGTGTGGAGGTCTTCCGCTAGCAGCAAAGACTCTTGGAGGTTTGCTCTACTCTAAGAAGAACGTAGAAGATTGGTTATTTATCTTGAACAGCAAAATCTGGAATCTCCCTCCAACAGATGATAAGATCATGTCTATACTGAAGTTGAGTTATGATCACTTATCACCGGATGTGAAACGATGCTTTTCATATTGTTCGATTTTTCCAAAGGGTCATGTGTTTTCGAAGAATGAAGTTATCAGAATGTGGATGGCAGAGGGATTCCTTATTAGTCCCTGGCAAGCAAATGAGTCTCCGGAAATTGTAGGTAACGGATATTTCAAGATTTTGTTGCTCAACTCTTTTTTCCAGGATGAGCGCAGAAACATTTGGGGGGACATCAAGTCATTCAGAATGCACGATCTTGTCCACGATCTTTCAGTATCAATTACAGGGTGTGAGTCTCTTAATATAACAATAGATGATATTCCAAAGATTGATCAATCTTTTACGTTTCGTCGCTTAGGGTTACAAGTCCTTCATTCTGGTGTCTCAACAGCAATTCCGTCAGAGATTTATAAAGCCTTCAAAAAACTACACACTTTTGTTTATTCTGGACTCCATGATGGTGAAGATGTCTGGGCAAGGCGCGTCTGCACCTTCGGTTtcataagggttttaaaattaagTCACACGGGAATTGAAGAGTTGCCTAAATCAATTTGCAAATTAAAGCATCTTCGGTATCTTGATGTCAAAAGATGTAATAGATTGAAAGAGCTTCCCCAAGACATCAGAAAGCTGATCGGGTTGGAATATCTCATATTCAGAAATAAGTATACGTTGAGTGCTAAAATGCCAAGAAAGGTAAGCAGATTGAGTGCACTTAAAAAGTTATCTGTATTTATCGTGGGAGAAGAAGGCAAAGGTTCTGGTATAGAAGAATTGAAAGATCTAAATCTTCTTGGAGGTAAACTCAGTATCGAAGATTTGGGAAACGTAACAGATGGCACGCAAGCAAATTTAatggggaagaaaaatattaGACACCTAGAACTGAGTTGGGATTCACGGGGTTGTAATGATCCTGATAGAATTATCAAAGATGTTGAGGTGATTAATGACCTCCAACCTCACCTAAATCTGAAAAAGTTGGGAGTTTCACATTTTGGTGGTTCAGAGATCCCTACATGGTTGAGGAGTGCTTCCGTACATCTTCCAAAGTTGGTATCTATCACTCTGTATCGGTGTAATGAGTGTGAACACTTTCCTGCACTTGGAGGACTACAGCATCTTAAATATCTTTTTATGGATGGATTTGGAGGTGTCAAAAGAATCGGTAATGAGTTCTGTCCAAGTAATGAAGAAGCAGTATCATTCCCTTCTTTGGTACTACTTTATATTTATCATTACACAAATTCGGTGAACTCTGATCGGAGTAGTCGAGCATCTACTTTCTCTTGGTCTGAAGATTTGGAGAATCAAAATGGTTCAACGCTGTCAACCACGCCAACAGAGTTTCCATTTCTTAGAAAGTTATATTTTCATATTGAGCGGCAAGTGGATGCCAACCTCAAGTCTCTATCTCCAAAACTGCTTTGGGGGGTTCTCCAGACTTTACTGGTCGCTGGGTGTAATGAGTTCGTGGGCTTTGAGCAGCAACATCGTCATCAACTAGATCATCTTTCTTACAGCCATCTTCGTAGGCTAGAAGTTTTTAAATGCCCTTCTTTAACGGTATTGCCTGCAGACTTCAGCGGATTAAATTCTCTGACCTATTTAGCTATTGAAGAGTGCAGTAGTCTTCACTCATTGCCAGATGGAATACAGTACCTCCCGGCACTTGAGACACTCATAATCGGTGGCTTTTCAGAAGacttaacatcttttccatttcCAGCGGCAAGCGGATCTGATGGTGAAAAATACTTCGTTTCCCTCCGTGTATTAAAGATATGCGGGTGGCCTACTCTAAGTGCCGAGTTGCCGGACCAACTTCAACTCCTCACTTGTTTACAGTGTTTCACTATAAGAGGTTTTCCTTGTCTATCGAGTTTGCCTGAGTGGTTTCGAGAATTATCTTCCCTCCAGAATTTGTACTTTCTAAATTGCAGCAGGCTGCAGTATCTTCCTTCTGACGAACAGATGCAACGCCTAACGTCCCTGAAAACCATATACATTTGGAATTGTCCACTGTTGCTTGAAAGATGTTCTGGCAATGAAGAAGGGCATAAGATTGCACGCCGCAAACAAGGTTTTTCTCGTCTCTCTTTTCCTCGTTTTAATATTTTACTACCGGAGACAGAGCCGGTCCTGAGTCTAGAAGGGCCCTGTGCGAAAAAATTTCGCAGGGCCTTTTATAAGGTTAACGCAAATGATAACTCTTAATGTCCACCTACATGCACAAAAACATCCAAAGCAAACTCAAAATATATAGTCATGGGCAGGTGCATGCGGCAATAATATGATAAAGATTCAAAAAGTACTGATGGTCTGGAGCTGAAAAGTATAACAAGAACAAGTAGTCAGCCTAGTGGATTAAGGAACTTAATTATCTCACCCATGTCACTCGTTCGAGTCTtaactaggggtgagcatgggccggtatggaccggttttcgcCTCGTCCGCATCCAATCAATTGCACTAggttttcaaatttggcatccgcatccaatccagatCCAATGGATGCACAGATGGACGGATTGGgtacggataatccaatggatttgttttagttaaaatttatggtaaagaaaataaatctaacacaaatgactccttataaaacccGCATATCCTATATATGCATACAAATATAAAAATGTCATGTACAACACCCCAAGCAAACAtcttaaaaattcctaaatgattcatagtattttctagaactatataaaggtccttaatttaacggatatggatgtccaacggattttcatggTTGCATCCGGGCCCAATCTgttatccgttggatttcaaaaattccatccgcatccaacccattaacgaacggtccggacatccatccgcaaaagaacggttggtcccggttaaatccgcggattacgggccaaatgctcacccctagtctTAACAGAGgcaaagatttttttctttttttgatacgTTGGCTTACTGGGCTTGGAGGGGAAAGTGAGTATGCATCATAGATCCATAGGGAAAAAGGCCTCAGGCAGAGCTGGGCCCTGTGCGGTCGCACACCCTGCACACCCTCAGGCCCGGCTCTGACCGGAGATAGATTTATCTCATTGCATATAACCAGGTTTTTGAAAACATTCATCAATATTTCGTCGGCTTTAGGGTAACCAGAATTGTCCGGTGACTGTTCTAGTGGTTGGCTGGATGTTGGGGAACTCTATCCAAAGACCAAAACCcgtttccagtagcaagtaccgggtAGGAGACAATGTTAACTCCCGAAAAAT
This portion of the Papaver somniferum cultivar HN1 chromosome 11, ASM357369v1, whole genome shotgun sequence genome encodes:
- the LOC113322030 gene encoding putative disease resistance protein RGA3 isoform X6 translates to MDLATIFVSPILQDLIPKLLTYCSDEFNLVWGWGVKDDLRKLAQTLKKIEAVLHDAEKRQGGNDKLVKIWLGELQDVAYDAVDIFDELHIKDLEQKKKTVSKVFPCLPLKPFGFDYKIALKVKDVNEKLDRITKDMERFNFTSQFGSSSTSGSNITVMNEIREETSSHISDSSAVVGRIDEKLEIIKLLNQDDYSVVRITGMGGMGKTTLAQFVYANTSDDTFVVKKWVSMYGKTKPEEIFLDLLEPKPDRRSSLDEIKASLKQKLMVGKSLIVLDDVWTNHGIDIKKLLKDILSMSSLRIKILMTMRSTEPIPPLTGCRYKTYPLQGLVEDDCWSIIKKTAFAHGGAEETEDLINIGRQISIKCGGLPLAAKTLGGLLYSKKNVEDWLFILNSKIWNLPPTDDKIMSILKLSYDHLSPDVKRCFSYCSIFPKGHVFSKNEVIRMWMAEGFLISPWQANESPEIVGNGYFKILLLNSFFQDERRNIWGDIKSFRMHDLVHDLSVSITGCESLNITIDDIPKIDQSFTFRRLGLQVLHSGVSTAIPSEIYKAFKKLHTFVYSGLHDGEDVWARRVCTFGFIRVLKLSHTGIEELPKSICKLKHLRYLDVKRCNRLKELPQDIRKLIGLEYLIFRNKYTLSAKMPRKVSRLSALKKLSVFIVGEEGKGSGIEELKDLNLLGGKLSIEDLGNVTDGTQANLMGKKNIRHLELSWDSRGCNDPDRIIKDVEVINDLQPHLNLKKLGVSHFGGSEIPTWLRSASVHLPKLVSITLYRCNECEHFPALGGLQHLKYLFMDGFGGVKRIGNEFCPSNEEAVSFPSLVLLYIYHYTNSVNSDRSSRASTFSWSEDLENQNGSTLSTTPTEFPFLRKLYFHIERQVDANLKSLSPKLLWGVLQTLLVAGCNEFVGFEQQHRHQLDHLSYSHLRRLEVFKCPSLTVLPADFSGLNSLTYLAIEECSSLHSLPDGIQYLPALETLIIGGFSEDLTSFPFPAASGSDGEKYFVSLRVLKICGWPTLSAELPDQLQLLTCLQCFTIRGFPCLSSLPEWFRELSSLQNLYFLNCSRLQYLPSDEQMQRLTSLKTIYIWNCPLLLERCSGNEEGHKIARRKQVIGSSPSLLDHIPRDADMNLELLARRTSGIFSNQNKEKRWIDSCGRKCFMFFPTSFYIAWGDDTRYWTWLSITEPSAASNNAEIEVSELINVCWFGVHGKLDMSKLTPGVNYEVVFIVMLRERSSGWDAPVNLCLVLPDAQRLVKEVVLETMPKSQWIEIHVGDFKTPEQPGDQEKQVDFRLSGQDTVTWKSGLFIEGAIVRPKRHKFAHLKQVSTAGSESRMLKIPTGVVPEVIGSSSSLLDHIPRDADMNLELLARMTSGIFSNQNKEKRWIDSRGRKCFMFFPRSFYIAWGDDTRYWTWLSVTEPSAASNNAEIEVPELIKVCWLDVHGTLDMSKLTPGVNYEVVFIVMLRERSYGWGKPVNLCLVLPDGQRLDQTLVLETMPKSTWIEIHVGDFQTPEQQPGDQEKQVKFNLSEQETLFWKSGLVIEGAIVRPKKSSS
- the LOC113322030 gene encoding putative disease resistance protein RGA3 isoform X3 codes for the protein MDLATIFVSPILQDLIPKLLTYCSDEFNLVWGWGVKDDLRKLAQTLKKIEAVLHDAEKRQGGNDKLVKIWLGELQDVAYDAVDIFDELHIKDLEQKKKTVSKVFPCLPLKPFGFDYKIALKVKDVNEKLDRITKDMERFNFTSQFGSSSTSGSNITVMNEIREETSSHISDSSAVVGRIDEKLEIIKLLNQDDYSVVRITGMGGMGKTTLAQFVYANTSDDTFVVKKWVSMYGKTKPEEIFLDLLEPKPDRRSSLDEIKASLKQKLMVGKSLIVLDDVWTNHGIDIKKLLKDILSMSSLRIKILMTMRSTEPIPPLTGCRYKTYPLQGLVEDDCWSIIKKTAFAHGGAEETEDLINIGRQISIKCGGLPLAAKTLGGLLYSKKNVEDWLFILNSKIWNLPPTDDKIMSILKLSYDHLSPDVKRCFSYCSIFPKGHVFSKNEVIRMWMAEGFLISPWQANESPEIVGNGYFKILLLNSFFQDERRNIWGDIKSFRMHDLVHDLSVSITGCESLNITIDDIPKIDQSFTFRRLGLQVLHSGVSTAIPSEIYKAFKKLHTFVYSGLHDGEDVWARRVCTFGFIRVLKLSHTGIEELPKSICKLKHLRYLDVKRCNRLKELPQDIRKLIGLEYLIFRNKYTLSAKMPRKVSRLSALKKLSVFIVGEEGKGSGIEELKDLNLLGGKLSIEDLGNVTDGTQANLMGKKNIRHLELSWDSRGCNDPDRIIKDVEVINDLQPHLNLKKLGVSHFGGSEIPTWLRSASVHLPKLVSITLYRCNECEHFPALGGLQHLKYLFMDGFGGVKRIGNEFCPSNEEAVSFPSLVLLYIYHYTNSVNSDRSSRASTFSWSEDLENQNGSTLSTTPTEFPFLRKLYFHIERQVDANLKSLSPKLLWGVLQTLLVAGCNEFVGFEQQHRHQLDHLSYSHLRRLEVFKCPSLTVLPADFSGLNSLTYLAIEECSSLHSLPDGIQYLPALETLIIGGFSEDLTSFPFPAASGSDGEKYFVSLRVLKICGWPTLSAELPDQLQLLTCLQCFTIRGFPCLSSLPEWFRELSSLQNLYFLNCSRLQYLPSDEQMQRLTSLKTIYIWNCPLLLERCSGNEEGHKIARRKQVIGSSPSLLDHIPRDADMNLELLARRTSGIFSNQNKEKRWIDSCGRKCFMFFPTSFYIAWGDDTRYWTWLSITEPSAASNNAEIEVSELINVCWFGVHGKLDMSKLTPGVNYEVVFIVMLRERSSGWDAPVNLCLVLPDAQRLVKEVVLETMPKSQWIEIHVGDFKTPEQPGDQEKQVDFRLSGQDTVTWKSGLFIEGAIVRPKRHKFAHLKQVNGHVHDLAVSTAGSESRMLKIPTGVVPEVSTAGSESRMLKIPTGVVPEDMNLELLARMTSGIFSNQNKEKRWIDSRGRKCFMFFPRSFYIAWGDDTRYWTWLSVTEPSAASNNAEIEVPELIKVCWLDVHGTLDMSKLTPGVNYEVVFIVMLRERSYGWGKPVNLCLVLPDGQRLDQTLVLETMPKSTWIEIHVGDFQTPEQQPGDQEKQVKFNLSEQETLFWKSGLVIEGAIVRPKKSSS